Proteins encoded together in one Bactrocera neohumeralis isolate Rockhampton chromosome 4, APGP_CSIRO_Bneo_wtdbg2-racon-allhic-juicebox.fasta_v2, whole genome shotgun sequence window:
- the LOC126755349 gene encoding uncharacterized protein LOC126755349, with product MASSECSYDDKERVWSGPNAPLFHDSNCSVGDIIYRNLKNWPNKVCQVSDIDGREVTNRELLTWSTRLALHFKKMGLRHDDVIGIVAKNSTYSSSVAVGCFMNCTPFHAVNSGLDKDTIRHVFQTTKPKIIFCDGECYEKLHEATSSLNPLFYTLTEHIEGVGTVEDLLSPVPNENLYKPEPFVLGGEQTVAILCSSGTTGVPKCVCVSKHILNIDELCVTSEDVIFANSSLDWLSGLSFTLLSATKNCKRVITNKPYSPEYMIALVKKYKITYVFGAPRHVSALVACPAATIDNLRSVRFFLTGGGSISQSTLQQLRGLLENGKVIFSYGCTESGFISLNSDEKYHTSVGKLVSGIKARIVDDEGKNLPPNEIGEMLVNKGHIWSGYYDNPVETKRVQDSDGWLHTGDLGYFDDNHMLYIVDRKKDIVKYDGMQYWPGEIEQVINELPEVEDVCVVGVYDERHGDAAGAIVVLRQGAELTIKQVRDHVRKRLPVDYKQLHAGVIFIDRLPQNANGKTLKREARVLFEVK from the exons GTGTCGGATATTGATGGCCGCGAAGTTACCAATCGTGAACTGCTAACCTGGTCTACACGTCTGGCGCTACATTTCAAGAAAATGGGTCTACGACACGATGATGTCATCGGAATTGTTGCAAAAAACAGCACCTATTCAAGCTCAGTTGCGGTCGGCTGCTTTATGAACTGTACGCCCTTCCATGCCGTAAACTCGGGTTTGGATAAGG ATACAATCCGTCACGTCTTCCAAACCACCAAaccgaaaataatattttgcgacgGCGAATGTTATGAGAAATTACATGAAGCCACTAGTTCCTTGAATCCATTATTCTATACGCTTACCGAACATATTGAGGGAGTTGGCACAGTTGAAGACTTGTTGAGTCCCGTACCAAATGAGAATCTTTATAA GCCTGAACCCTTCGTGTTGGGTGGTGAGCAGACAGTAGCAATTCTTTGTTCGTCCGGCACGACGGGTGTTCccaagtgtgtatgtgtgtcaaaGCATATATTGAACATTGATGAATT ATGCGTAACCAGCGAAGATGTCATCTTCGCGAACAGCAGTTTGGACTGGTTATCTGGTCTTAGCTTCACTTTACTCTCTGCGACTAAGAATTGTAAACGTGTCATTACCAATAAGCCCTACTCCCCGGAATATATGATTGCGCTAGTGAAGAAATACAAAATCACTTACGTATTTGGTGCACCACGTCATGTTTCCGCTTTGGTCGCTTGCCCAGCAGCCACCATAGATAACTTGCGCTCCGTTCGGTTTTTCTTAACTGGGGGTGGCTCCATTAGTCAATCGACTTTACAACAACTGAGAGGTTTACTTGAAAACGGCAAAGTGATTTTTAGTTATGGCTGTACCGAGTCGGGCTTTATATCGTTGAATTCGGACGAAAAATATCACACCTCTGTAGGAAAATTAGTTTCTGGAATTAAGGCACGTATTGTTGACGATGAGGGTAAGAATTTGCCACCGAACGAAATCGGTGAGATGTTAGTGAATAAGGGACATATTTGGAGTGGATATTATGATAATCCAGTTGAGACGAAACGTGTTCAAGATTCGGATGGCTGGTTACATACTGGCGATCTCGGTTATTTCGATGATAATCATATGCTTTATATAGTCGATCGCAAAAAGGATATAGTCAAATATGACGGTATGCAATATTGGCCAGGCGAAATAGAGCAGGTGATCAACGAATTGCCGGAGGTGGAGGATGTGTGTGTGGTTGGTGTGTATGACGAGAGGCATGGAGATGCGGCCGGTGCAATAGTGGTGCTTCGTCAAGGTGCCGAACTTACGATAAAGCAAGTAAGGGATCATGTCAGAAAACGCTTACCAGTAGATTATAAGCAACTGCATGCTGGAGTAATTTTCATCGATCGCCTACCGCAAAATGCCAATGGAAAGACACTAAAACGAGAGGCGAGAGTTTTGTTTGAAGTAAAGTGA
- the LOC126755329 gene encoding uncharacterized protein LOC126755329 isoform X2, producing the protein MGSSECSYDNKERVWSGPNAPLFHDSNCSVGDIIYRNLKNYPNKVCQVSDIDGREVTNRELLTWSTRLALHFKNMGLRHDDVIGIVAKNSTYTSSVAVGCFMNCTPFHAVNSGLDKDTIRDVFQITKPKIIFCDGEYYEKLHEATSSLNPLFYTLTEHIEGVGTVEDLLSPMSNEDLYKPEPLELGGEQTVAILCSSGTTGVPKCVCVSNHSLNIDELCVTSEDVIFSNSSLDWISGVFFILLSATKSCKRVITNKPYSPEYMIELVKKYKITYVFAAPRHVSALVACSAATIDNLRSIRSFLVGGGCISQSTLQQLRSLLENGKVIFAYAMTESGFLSLNSDEKYPTSVGKLVSGIKARIVDDEGKNLPPNEIGELLVNTGHIWSGYYGNPSETKRVQDSDGWLHTGDLGYFDDKNMLYIVDRKKDIIKYDGMQYWPAEIEQVINELPEVEDVCVVGVYDERHGDAAGAIVVLRQGAELTIEQVKDHVRKRLPLDHKQLHAGVIFIDRLPQNANGKTLKREARVLFEVK; encoded by the exons ATGGGGTCCTCAGAATGTTCTTACGATAATAAGGAGCGCGTGTGGTCTGGTCCGAACGCACCGTTATTTCACGATTCCAATTGCTCGGTGGGCGatattatttatagaaatttgaAGAATTATCCAAACAAAGTTTGTCAA GTGTCGGATATTGATGGCCGCGAAGTTACCAATCGTGAACTGCTAACCTGGTCTACACGTCTGGCGCTACATTTCAAGAATATGGGTCTACGACACGATGATGTCATCGGAATTGTTGCAAAAAACAGCACCTATACAAGCTCGGTTGCGGTCGGCTGCTTTATGAACTGTACGCCATTCCATGCCGTAAACTCGGGTTTGGATAAAG aTACAATCCGTGACGTCTTCCAAATCACCAAaccgaaaataatattttgcgacgGCGAATATTATGAGAAATTACATGAAGCCACTAGTTCCTTGAATCCATTATTCTATACGCTTACCGAACATATTGAGGGAGTTGGCACAGTTGAAGACCTGTTGAGTCCCATGTCAAATGAAGATCTTTATAA GCCTGAGCCCCTCGAGTTAGGCGGTGAACAGACAGTAGCAATACTTTGTTCTTCCGGCACTACGGGTGTACccaagtgtgtatgtgtgtcaaaCCATAGTCTGAACATTGATGAATT ATGCGTAACCAGCGAGGATGTCATCTTCTCGAACAGCAGTTTAGACTGGATATCTGgtgttttcttcattttactctCTGCGACCAAGAGTTGTAAACGTGTAATTACCAATAAGCCCTACTCCCCCGAATATATGATTGAGTTGGTGAAGAAATACAAAATCACTTACGTATTTGCTGCACCACGTCATGTTTCCGCTTTAGTCGCTTGCTCAGCAGCCACCATAG ATAACTTGCGCTCCATTCGGTCTTTCTTGGTTGGGGGTGGCTGCATTAGTCAATCGACCTTACAACAGCTGAGAAGTTTACTTGAAAACGGCAAAGTAATTTTTGCATATGCCATGACCGAGTCGGGCTTTTTATCGCTGAACTCGGATGAAAAATATCCAACTTCTGTCGGAAAATTAGTTTCTGGAATTAAGGCACGTATTGTTGACGATGAGGGTAAGAATTTGCCACCGAACGAAATAGGTGAGCTTTTGGTGAATACTGGACATATTTGGAGTGGATATTATGGTAATCCCAGTGAGACGAAACGTGTTCAAGATTCAGATGGCTGGTTACATACAGGGGATCTCGGCTATTTTGATGATAAGAATATGCTTTATATAGTCGATCGCAAAAAGGATATAATCAAATATGACGGCATGCAATATTGGCCTGCCGAAATAGAGCAAGTGATCAACGAATTGCCGGAGGTGGAGGATGTGTGTGTGGTTGGTGTGTATGACGAGAGGCATGGAGATGCGGCCGGTGCAATAGTGGTGCTTCGTCAAGGTGCCGAACttacgatagagcaagtaaaggATCATGTCAGAAAACGCTTACCATTAGATCACAAGCAACTGCATGCTGGAGTAATTTTCATCGATCGCTTGCCGCAAAATGCCAATGGAAAGACACTAAAACGAGAGGCGAGAGTTTTATTTGAAGTAAAGTGA
- the LOC126755329 gene encoding uncharacterized protein LOC126755329 isoform X3, with the protein MGLRHDDVIGIVAKNSTYTSSVAVSCFMNCTPFHAVNWGLDKDTIRHVFQITKPKIIFCDGEYYEKLHEATSSLNPLFYTLTEHIEGVGTVEDLLSPVPNENLYKPEPFVLGGEQTVAILCSSGTTGVPKCVCVSKHIVNIDELCVTSEDVIFSNSSLDWISGVFFTLLSATKSCKRVITNKSYSPEYMIALVKKYKITYALAAPRHVSALVACPAATIDNLRSIRSFLVGGGCISQSTLQQLRSLLENGKVIFAYAMTESGFLSLNSDEKYPTSVGKLVSGIKARIVDDEGKNLPPNEIGELLVNTGHIWSGYYGNPSETKRVQDSDGWLHTGDLGYFDDKNMLYIVDRKKDIIKYDGMQYWPAEIEQVINELPEVEDVCVVGVYDERHGDAAGAIVVLRQGAELTIEQVKDHVRKRLPLDHKQLHAGVIFIDRLPQNANGKTLKREARVLFEVK; encoded by the exons ATGGGTCTACGTCACGATGATGTCATCGGCATTGTTGCAAAAAACAGCACCTATACAAGCTCGGTTGCGGTCAGCTGCTTTATGAATTGTACGCCTTTTCATGCCGTAAACTGGGGTTTGGATAAAG ATACAATCCGTCACGTCTTCCAAATCACCAAaccgaaaataatattttgtgacGGCGAATATTATGAGAAATTACATGAAGCCACTAGTTCCTTGAATCCATTATTCTATACGCTTACCGAACATATTGAGGGAGTTGGCACAGTTGAAGACTTGTTGAGTCCCGTACCAAATGAGAATCTTTATAA GCCTGAGCCATTCGTGTTGGGCGGTGAGCAGACAGTAGCAATACTTTGTTCATCCGGCACAACGGGTGTACccaagtgtgtatgtgtgtcaaaGCATATAGTGAACATTGATGAATT ATGCGTAACCAGCGAAGATGTCATCTTTTCGAACAGCAGTTTGGACTGGATATCTGGTGTTTTCTTCACCTTACTGTCTGCGACCAAGAGTTGTAAACGTGTAATTACCAATAAGTCCTACTCCCCTGAATATATGATTGCGCTAGTGAAGAAATACAAAATCACTTACGCACTTGCTGCACCACGCCATGTTTCCGCTTTGGTCGCTTGCCCGGCAGCCACCATAGATAACTTGCGCTCCATTCGGTCTTTCTTGGTTGGGGGTGGCTGCATTAGTCAATCGACCTTACAACAGCTGAGAAGTTTACTTGAAAACGGCAAAGTAATTTTTGCATATGCCATGACCGAGTCGGGCTTTTTATCGCTGAACTCGGATGAAAAATATCCAACTTCTGTCGGAAAATTAGTTTCTGGAATTAAGGCACGTATTGTTGACGATGAGGGTAAGAATTTGCCACCGAACGAAATAGGTGAGCTTTTGGTGAATACTGGACATATTTGGAGTGGATATTATGGTAATCCCAGTGAGACGAAACGTGTTCAAGATTCAGATGGCTGGTTACATACAGGGGATCTCGGCTATTTTGATGATAAGAATATGCTTTATATAGTCGATCGCAAAAAGGATATAATCAAATATGACGGCATGCAATATTGGCCTGCCGAAATAGAGCAAGTGATCAACGAATTGCCGGAGGTGGAGGATGTGTGTGTGGTTGGTGTGTATGACGAGAGGCATGGAGATGCGGCCGGTGCAATAGTGGTGCTTCGTCAAGGTGCCGAACttacgatagagcaagtaaaggATCATGTCAGAAAACGCTTACCATTAGATCACAAGCAACTGCATGCTGGAGTAATTTTCATCGATCGCTTGCCGCAAAATGCCAATGGAAAGACACTAAAACGAGAGGCGAGAGTTTTATTTGAAGTAAAGTGA
- the LOC126755329 gene encoding uncharacterized protein LOC126755329 isoform X1 yields the protein MESSECSYDNTDRVWSGPNSPLYHDSNCSVGHIIYRNLKNYPNKVCQVSDIDGREVTNRELLTWSTRLALHFKKMGLRHDDVIGIVAKNSTYTSSVAVSCFMNCTPFHAVNWGLDKDTIRHVFQITKPKIIFCDGEYYEKLHEATSSLNPLFYTLTEHIEGVGTVEDLLSPVPNENLYKPEPFVLGGEQTVAILCSSGTTGVPKCVCVSKHIVNIDELCVTSEDVIFSNSSLDWISGVFFTLLSATKSCKRVITNKSYSPEYMIALVKKYKITYALAAPRHVSALVACPAATIDNLRSIRSFLVGGGCISQSTLQQLRSLLENGKVIFAYAMTESGFLSLNSDEKYPTSVGKLVSGIKARIVDDEGKNLPPNEIGELLVNTGHIWSGYYGNPSETKRVQDSDGWLHTGDLGYFDDKNMLYIVDRKKDIIKYDGMQYWPAEIEQVINELPEVEDVCVVGVYDERHGDAAGAIVVLRQGAELTIEQVKDHVRKRLPLDHKQLHAGVIFIDRLPQNANGKTLKREARVLFEVK from the exons ATGGAGTCCTCAGAATGTTCTTACGATAATACGGATCGCGTGTGGTCTGGTCCGAACTCACCATTATATCACGATTCCAATTGCTCTGTCGGACatattatttatagaaatttgaAGAATTATCCAAACAAAGTTTGTCAA GTGTCGGATATTGATGGCCGCGAAGTTACCAATCGTGAACTACTAACCTGGTCTACACGTCTGGCGCTGCATTTCAAGAAAATGGGTCTACGTCACGATGATGTCATCGGCATTGTTGCAAAAAACAGCACCTATACAAGCTCGGTTGCGGTCAGCTGCTTTATGAATTGTACGCCTTTTCATGCCGTAAACTGGGGTTTGGATAAAG ATACAATCCGTCACGTCTTCCAAATCACCAAaccgaaaataatattttgtgacGGCGAATATTATGAGAAATTACATGAAGCCACTAGTTCCTTGAATCCATTATTCTATACGCTTACCGAACATATTGAGGGAGTTGGCACAGTTGAAGACTTGTTGAGTCCCGTACCAAATGAGAATCTTTATAA GCCTGAGCCATTCGTGTTGGGCGGTGAGCAGACAGTAGCAATACTTTGTTCATCCGGCACAACGGGTGTACccaagtgtgtatgtgtgtcaaaGCATATAGTGAACATTGATGAATT ATGCGTAACCAGCGAAGATGTCATCTTTTCGAACAGCAGTTTGGACTGGATATCTGGTGTTTTCTTCACCTTACTGTCTGCGACCAAGAGTTGTAAACGTGTAATTACCAATAAGTCCTACTCCCCTGAATATATGATTGCGCTAGTGAAGAAATACAAAATCACTTACGCACTTGCTGCACCACGCCATGTTTCCGCTTTGGTCGCTTGCCCGGCAGCCACCATAGATAACTTGCGCTCCATTCGGTCTTTCTTGGTTGGGGGTGGCTGCATTAGTCAATCGACCTTACAACAGCTGAGAAGTTTACTTGAAAACGGCAAAGTAATTTTTGCATATGCCATGACCGAGTCGGGCTTTTTATCGCTGAACTCGGATGAAAAATATCCAACTTCTGTCGGAAAATTAGTTTCTGGAATTAAGGCACGTATTGTTGACGATGAGGGTAAGAATTTGCCACCGAACGAAATAGGTGAGCTTTTGGTGAATACTGGACATATTTGGAGTGGATATTATGGTAATCCCAGTGAGACGAAACGTGTTCAAGATTCAGATGGCTGGTTACATACAGGGGATCTCGGCTATTTTGATGATAAGAATATGCTTTATATAGTCGATCGCAAAAAGGATATAATCAAATATGACGGCATGCAATATTGGCCTGCCGAAATAGAGCAAGTGATCAACGAATTGCCGGAGGTGGAGGATGTGTGTGTGGTTGGTGTGTATGACGAGAGGCATGGAGATGCGGCCGGTGCAATAGTGGTGCTTCGTCAAGGTGCCGAACttacgatagagcaagtaaaggATCATGTCAGAAAACGCTTACCATTAGATCACAAGCAACTGCATGCTGGAGTAATTTTCATCGATCGCTTGCCGCAAAATGCCAATGGAAAGACACTAAAACGAGAGGCGAGAGTTTTATTTGAAGTAAAGTGA